The window CCAATTTTAATAAAGCACGATAAGAAAATAGCGTAAAGGAAATAGATGTTTTTAGATCAGGTTATAGGTTTTTTCTCAAGTGATATGGGTATAGATCTAGGTACTGCAAATACACTTGTTTTGGTAAAAGATAAAGGCATAATAATAAATGAGCCTTCTGTTGTTGCAGTAAGGCGTGAGAAATATGGCAAACAAAAAATTTTAGCGGTCGGACATGCTGCAAAAGAGATGGTAGGAAAAACTCCAGGCGATATCGAGGCGATAAGGCCGATGAGAGATGGTGTAATTGCGGATTTTGATATGACTGAGCGCATGATACGCTATTTTATAGAAAAGACTCATAAAAGAAAAAGCTTTTTACGCCCAAGGATCATAATCTCAGTTCCTTATGGACTTACTCAGGTCGAAAGAAAGGCCGTTAGAGAGAGTGCCTTAAGTGCTGGAGCAAGAGAGGTATTTTTGATCGAAGAGCCTATGGCAGCAGCGATTGGCGCAAATTTACCAGTTCGTGAGCCACAAGGTAACCTAGTAGTCGATATCGGTGGTGGTACGACTGAGATTGGTGTTGTCTCGCTTGGTGGTCTAGTCATCTCAAAATCAATCCGCACAGCTGGCGATAAGATTGATATTAGCATTGTTAATTACATAAAAGAGAAATATAACCTACTAATAGGTGAGCGAACTGGCGAGGAGATAAAGATCGCCGTAGGTTCTGCTGTGCAGCTTGAAAAAGAGCTAAGCGTAGTGGTAAAAGGTCGCGACCAAGTAAGTGGTCTTTTAAGTAGAGTCGAGCTAACAAGCGAAGATGTAAGAGAGGCGATGAGAGAACCACTAAAAGAGATCGCAGATGCGCTTAAAACCGTGCTTGAGATGATGCCACCTGATCTTGCGGGCGATATTGTGGAGACTGGTATCGTATTAACTGGCGGTGGAGCTCTCATTAGAGGACTTGATAAATTTTTATCTGATATCGTTAAACTTCCAGTTTTTGTAGCAGATGAGCCACTTCTCGCGGTTGCTAGAGGAACGGGCAAGGCACTTGAAGAGATCGGGCTTTTACAACAGCTGACAAATGAAGAGTAAGATTGTTCTTTTTGTTTTTATAGCATTGCTTGCTACGGCCTCAGTTTTCAAGGGAGAAATTTTAAGTAATCTTTCTATTGGGTTTAGTAACTATGCTACAAATTCATACGACAATTTTGCTAAAAGCGTGAAAGACTATATAAACGAATATTTTAGGCAGGCTAGCGAGATAGAAAAGCTAAGAGCGCAAAATGAAGAGCTAGAGCGCTCAGCCACGCTTCTTTCTACTTTTGCGAACGAGCTAAATCAAATTTTAAAAGATAAAAACTCGACTGCCTACGCCCCAGCTGTAAAGCTAGTAAAAGGGCTTAGCTACGTGCATATTGGGGATTATAATAAAATTTGGATAAGTGAGTTTGAAGGATACGATCCAAATAAAATTTACGGGCTCATCTATCAAGGAAATAGCGCTGGCATCGTCATCGCAAAAGACGGCAAGCCACTAGCTTACTTGCAAAATGACCCAAAA of the Campylobacter concisus genome contains:
- the mreC gene encoding rod shape-determining protein MreC, whose amino-acid sequence is MKSKIVLFVFIALLATASVFKGEILSNLSIGFSNYATNSYDNFAKSVKDYINEYFRQASEIEKLRAQNEELERSATLLSTFANELNQILKDKNSTAYAPAVKLVKGLSYVHIGDYNKIWISEFEGYDPNKIYGLIYQGNSAGIVIAKDGKPLAYLQNDPKSIFAVYIGNDKIPGVAHGNQGQIMVKFIPQWLSPKEGDEVFTSGLDGIFFSGVPVGRVSKILKESSYQSVIVEPYAKLNIPNYLYVVTKEK
- a CDS encoding rod shape-determining protein, whose amino-acid sequence is MFLDQVIGFFSSDMGIDLGTANTLVLVKDKGIIINEPSVVAVRREKYGKQKILAVGHAAKEMVGKTPGDIEAIRPMRDGVIADFDMTERMIRYFIEKTHKRKSFLRPRIIISVPYGLTQVERKAVRESALSAGAREVFLIEEPMAAAIGANLPVREPQGNLVVDIGGGTTEIGVVSLGGLVISKSIRTAGDKIDISIVNYIKEKYNLLIGERTGEEIKIAVGSAVQLEKELSVVVKGRDQVSGLLSRVELTSEDVREAMREPLKEIADALKTVLEMMPPDLAGDIVETGIVLTGGGALIRGLDKFLSDIVKLPVFVADEPLLAVARGTGKALEEIGLLQQLTNEE